One stretch of Candidatus Bathyarchaeota archaeon DNA includes these proteins:
- a CDS encoding hydroxyacid dehydrogenase, translating into MGGPVILVCDQIHDDGVKVLMEAGYIVDLRTAITASKLIEVVGGFDALVVRSRTKVTRCVLEAGKRLKVIGRAGVGLDNIDLVAAKRLEIIVVNSPEGPSNAVAELVMGLMFSLARRIPEADASMKKGEWIKGRLTGIELKGKTIGIIGFGRIGNQIAKKARALELSVLVYDVSFEKVMQSIDEAGAEAVTLDELLRSSDFITVHVPLLPQTKYMIGADEISTMKDGVYLINAARGGVINEEALKEALLTGKLAGVALDVYEEEPPRDQSLIGLSNVVSLPHIGAATVEAQRTNSIIVAEKLIKILGQD; encoded by the coding sequence GCCGGTTATATAGTCGATCTCAGGACCGCAATCACAGCCTCAAAGTTAATCGAGGTTGTTGGAGGCTTCGATGCCCTCGTAGTCAGGAGCCGGACTAAAGTAACTAGGTGTGTCCTAGAGGCGGGGAAGAGGCTTAAGGTCATAGGCAGGGCTGGAGTAGGCCTTGACAATATCGACTTGGTTGCTGCCAAGCGACTCGAAATCATTGTGGTTAACTCCCCGGAGGGTCCAAGCAACGCAGTAGCTGAGCTTGTGATGGGGCTGATGTTCAGTCTCGCTAGGAGAATTCCTGAAGCTGATGCCAGCATGAAGAAGGGGGAGTGGATCAAGGGAAGGCTTACCGGGATAGAGCTGAAAGGTAAGACCATCGGAATCATTGGATTCGGGCGTATAGGAAACCAGATCGCGAAAAAGGCGAGGGCCTTGGAACTAAGTGTACTGGTATACGACGTCTCCTTCGAGAAAGTTATGCAGTCCATTGATGAAGCTGGGGCGGAGGCCGTAACCTTAGATGAACTCCTCAGGTCATCAGACTTTATTACTGTACATGTCCCGTTACTCCCCCAGACCAAATACATGATCGGTGCCGATGAGATAAGCACGATGAAGGACGGCGTTTACCTAATCAATGCCGCCCGAGGAGGTGTCATCAATGAGGAGGCTCTGAAAGAGGCGTTGCTGACTGGTAAGCTGGCGGGAGTCGCTCTTGATGTCTACGAAGAGGAGCCCCCCCGGGACCAATCCCTCATAGGGTTATCCAACGTGGTGAGTCTGCCCCATATTGGGGCGGCAACGGTCGAGGCTCAAAGAACAAACAGCATCATCGTAGCAGAGAAGCTGATCAAGATACTCGGCCAAGATTAG